In Streptomyces chartreusis NRRL 3882, the following are encoded in one genomic region:
- a CDS encoding lytic polysaccharide monooxygenase auxiliary activity family 9 protein has translation MPARRTAVTVTALGALPLALTGPAVTPAAAHGSMGDPVSRVSQCYAEGPESPKSAACEAAVAAGGTQALYDWNGIRIGDAGGRHQQLIPDGKLCSADNEQFKGLDLARADWPATGVRGGAHTFRYRVTAPHKGTFKVYITKPGYDPAKPLAWNDLDLEHPVATATDPAATGGFYTFSGSLPERSGRHLLYAVWQRSDSPEAFYSCSDVTFGGGDSAAGGTAPVPTASAPTKEQIEAGNDKSTIEHHGHGDNDPSTSAEPAAAPENPAPNRLKAAEAAPARPKAAGATENLAETGGDSSTPYLAIAGAATLALGSSALFLSARRRAVSSARHGR, from the coding sequence ATGCCCGCACGCCGCACGGCAGTCACCGTCACCGCCCTCGGCGCCCTCCCGCTCGCCCTGACCGGACCGGCCGTCACGCCGGCGGCCGCGCACGGTTCGATGGGCGACCCGGTCAGCCGGGTCTCGCAGTGCTACGCCGAGGGCCCGGAGAGCCCGAAGTCGGCCGCGTGCGAGGCGGCGGTCGCGGCGGGCGGCACGCAGGCCCTCTACGACTGGAACGGCATCCGTATCGGGGACGCCGGCGGGCGGCACCAGCAGCTCATCCCGGACGGCAAGCTGTGCAGCGCGGACAACGAGCAGTTCAAGGGGCTCGACCTGGCCCGCGCCGACTGGCCGGCGACCGGGGTGCGCGGCGGCGCGCACACCTTCAGGTACCGCGTGACGGCCCCTCACAAGGGCACGTTCAAGGTGTACATCACCAAGCCCGGCTACGACCCGGCCAAGCCGCTCGCCTGGAACGACCTGGATCTGGAGCACCCGGTCGCGACGGCAACCGACCCGGCGGCCACGGGCGGTTTCTACACCTTCTCCGGCAGCCTGCCCGAGCGCTCCGGCAGGCATCTGCTGTACGCGGTCTGGCAGCGGTCGGACAGCCCGGAGGCGTTCTACTCCTGCTCGGACGTCACCTTCGGCGGCGGCGACAGCGCGGCAGGCGGCACCGCCCCGGTCCCCACGGCCTCCGCTCCCACCAAGGAGCAGATCGAGGCGGGCAACGACAAGTCGACCATCGAGCACCACGGCCACGGCGACAACGACCCCAGCACCTCGGCCGAGCCGGCCGCCGCCCCGGAGAACCCCGCCCCGAACCGGCTCAAGGCGGCCGAGGCCGCTCCCGCCCGGCCGAAGGCGGCCGGCGCCACGGAGAACCTCGCCGAGACCGGCGGCGACAGCAGCACCCCGTACCTCGCGATCGCCGGCGCGGCCACGCTGGCGCTCGGCTCGTCGGCCCTGTTCCTGTCGGCCCGGCGCCGGGCCGTGAGCAGCGCCCGGCACGGCCGCTGA
- a CDS encoding class I SAM-dependent methyltransferase translates to MANDSDGMTSANTGADVDWDARAASFDEEPDHGLRDPEVRRAWAARLRSWLPGRPGDVLDLGCGTGSLSLLASEQGHRVTGVDLAPAMVALARQKLAGRDAVFLVGDAAAPPVGEQRFDAVLVRHVLWALPDPGRALRHWAGLLRPGGRLVLVEGVWGTVEPVGIPAERLTGLLAPIAGQVSVERLSGDPLLWGAEVTDERYAVVAVSGDSGQERGEAPAAGQ, encoded by the coding sequence ATGGCGAACGACAGTGACGGCATGACCTCGGCGAACACCGGCGCCGACGTGGACTGGGACGCGCGGGCGGCCTCCTTCGACGAGGAGCCGGACCACGGCCTGCGCGACCCGGAGGTGCGCCGGGCCTGGGCCGCGCGGCTGCGCTCCTGGCTGCCCGGGCGGCCTGGCGACGTCCTCGATCTCGGCTGCGGCACCGGCAGTCTGTCGCTCCTCGCGTCCGAACAGGGACACCGGGTGACGGGCGTGGACCTCGCCCCGGCGATGGTGGCGCTCGCCCGGCAGAAGCTGGCCGGGCGTGACGCGGTGTTCCTCGTCGGTGACGCGGCGGCACCGCCCGTCGGGGAGCAGCGCTTCGACGCCGTGCTCGTACGGCATGTCCTGTGGGCCCTGCCCGACCCCGGCCGCGCCCTGCGGCACTGGGCCGGGCTGCTGCGGCCGGGAGGACGGCTCGTGCTGGTCGAGGGCGTGTGGGGGACGGTCGAGCCGGTCGGGATACCGGCGGAGCGGCTCACCGGTCTCCTCGCGCCGATCGCCGGGCAGGTGAGCGTGGAGCGGCTGTCCGGCGATCCGCTGCTGTGGGGCGCGGAGGTGACCGACGAGCGGTACGCGGTGGTGGCCGTGAGCGGGGATTCAGGCCAGGAGCGCGGTGAGGCCCCCGCCGCGGGCCAGTGA
- a CDS encoding DUF402 domain-containing protein yields the protein MSVNSADRSGRLDVVLVKAGRTKIRYTGELLADDGTRVAVRAPWAGSGVRDFGFVRFEPGDVFTEYYWRDRWYAVKEVRSATGALKGWYCDITRPAARSGPELVVEDLDLDLWVSADGTDVRRLDEDEFADSGLTERDPGAAAAARSALDELESLARGGGLTALLA from the coding sequence ATGTCCGTGAACTCGGCTGACCGGTCCGGCCGGCTGGACGTCGTGCTCGTCAAGGCGGGCCGTACGAAGATCCGCTACACCGGCGAGCTCCTGGCGGACGACGGCACCCGCGTCGCGGTCCGGGCCCCGTGGGCAGGCAGCGGCGTACGCGACTTCGGCTTCGTCCGCTTCGAGCCCGGGGACGTCTTCACGGAGTACTACTGGCGTGACCGCTGGTACGCGGTGAAGGAGGTCCGCTCCGCCACGGGCGCGCTGAAGGGCTGGTACTGCGACATCACCCGCCCCGCCGCGCGCTCCGGCCCGGAGCTCGTCGTGGAGGACCTCGACCTGGATCTGTGGGTCTCCGCGGACGGCACGGACGTACGACGCCTGGACGAGGACGAGTTCGCCGACAGCGGCCTCACCGAGCGGGACCCCGGGGCGGCAGCAGCCGCACGCTCCGCGCTCGACGAACTGGAGTCACTGGCCCGCGGCGGGGGCCTCACCGCGCTCCTGGCCTGA
- a CDS encoding GNAT family N-acetyltransferase, whose protein sequence is MTVIVRDLRPDVRADAEGFSHTRRLALPYMLSTPESVVHTLVHAHPDAHFGQLVAEEDGEIIGTAQISVAHDSPEPGQGSANIYVHPDRRHRGAGSLLLRTAEERLASLGVRKLFAWVLDEPDNLAFAERHGFRASRSAYFMRLDLAGPLPPRQDPPAGVELRTAADFADDPRPMFELDAETVSDEPSDIEAEFTDYEAWLEETWKHPLLNRDLTTVAVVDGHPAAFSVAYTDGTRYGTAMTGTARAFRGRGLAKLAKNDSLHRARAAGYTEAFTGNDTGNEPMIAINKWFGYEICAKEVRYVRELG, encoded by the coding sequence ATGACCGTGATCGTGCGCGACCTGCGACCCGATGTCCGAGCCGACGCCGAGGGGTTCTCCCACACCCGCCGGCTCGCCCTGCCCTACATGCTGTCCACCCCCGAGTCCGTGGTGCACACCCTGGTCCACGCCCACCCGGACGCCCACTTCGGACAGCTCGTCGCCGAGGAGGACGGTGAGATCATCGGCACGGCCCAGATCAGCGTCGCCCACGACAGCCCGGAACCCGGGCAGGGCTCCGCCAACATCTACGTGCACCCCGACCGCAGGCACCGCGGCGCCGGTTCGCTCCTGCTGCGCACCGCCGAGGAGCGTCTGGCCTCGCTGGGCGTCAGGAAGCTGTTCGCGTGGGTGCTGGACGAGCCGGACAACCTCGCCTTCGCCGAGCGGCACGGCTTCCGGGCCAGTCGTTCCGCCTACTTCATGCGCCTGGACCTGGCCGGCCCGCTGCCGCCCCGCCAGGACCCGCCGGCGGGCGTCGAGCTGCGCACGGCCGCCGACTTCGCGGACGACCCGCGCCCGATGTTCGAACTGGACGCGGAGACGGTGTCGGACGAACCGAGCGACATCGAGGCCGAGTTCACGGACTACGAGGCCTGGCTGGAGGAGACCTGGAAGCACCCGCTCCTCAACCGGGACCTGACCACGGTCGCGGTCGTCGACGGCCACCCGGCCGCCTTCAGCGTGGCGTACACGGACGGTACCCGTTACGGCACCGCCATGACCGGCACCGCCCGGGCCTTCCGCGGCCGGGGCCTGGCGAAGCTGGCCAAGAACGACTCCCTGCACCGGGCCCGTGCCGCCGGGTACACGGAGGCGTTCACCGGCAACGACACCGGCAACGAACCGATGATCGCCATCAACAAGTGGTTCGGCTACGAGATCTGCGCGAAGGAAGTGCGTTATGTCCGTGAACTCGGCTGA
- a CDS encoding GntR family transcriptional regulator → MTLKIDIDDSAPPYEQVRARISEQARSGELPVGYRLPTVRGLAESLGLAANTVAKAYRALEADGVIETRGRHGTFVAAAGSAADRELALAAQAYAERARRLGQGEDAALAAVRDALRAAYGE, encoded by the coding sequence GTGACCTTGAAGATCGACATCGACGACAGTGCTCCGCCGTACGAGCAGGTGCGGGCGCGGATCTCCGAGCAGGCGCGGTCGGGTGAGCTGCCGGTGGGGTACCGGCTGCCGACCGTGCGGGGGCTGGCCGAGTCGCTGGGGCTCGCCGCGAACACGGTCGCCAAGGCGTACCGCGCGCTGGAGGCGGACGGCGTGATCGAGACGCGGGGACGGCACGGCACGTTCGTGGCCGCCGCCGGCTCGGCGGCGGACCGGGAGCTGGCGCTCGCCGCCCAGGCGTACGCGGAGCGGGCCCGCAGGCTCGGGCAGGGGGAGGACGCGGCGCTCGCCGCGGTGCGGGACGCCCTGCGGGCGGCTTACGGGGAGTAG
- a CDS encoding DUF72 domain-containing protein — protein MTLFVGTSGWQYKDWRDVLYPSGLPMRLWLEEYAEHFATVEINNAFYRLPARETFEDWRGRVPADFVVAVKASRYLTHIKRLKDPEEPVDRLMSHAAGLGDRLGPVLLQLPPNLRADPGLLDACLCCFPASARVAVEPRHDSWWTPQVRRVLESRHAALCWADVLARPATPLWRTTDWGYVRFHQGRARPWPHYGRRSLATWLDRIATTWSGGEDVYAYFNNDPGGAAVEDAMTFARLGRSAGVEITRTPGRLAQAGWATPYSP, from the coding sequence ATGACCCTGTTCGTCGGCACGTCCGGGTGGCAGTACAAGGACTGGCGGGACGTCCTGTACCCGTCCGGGCTGCCGATGCGGCTCTGGCTCGAGGAGTACGCGGAGCACTTCGCCACCGTGGAGATCAACAACGCCTTCTACCGGCTGCCGGCCCGGGAGACGTTCGAGGACTGGCGCGGCCGGGTGCCCGCGGACTTCGTGGTCGCGGTCAAGGCGAGCCGCTATCTGACCCACATCAAACGGCTCAAGGACCCCGAGGAGCCGGTCGACCGCCTGATGAGCCACGCGGCGGGCCTCGGTGACCGCCTCGGCCCGGTCCTGCTCCAGCTCCCGCCCAACCTGCGCGCCGACCCGGGCCTCCTGGACGCCTGCCTCTGCTGCTTCCCCGCCTCGGCCCGGGTCGCGGTCGAGCCCCGCCACGACTCGTGGTGGACGCCGCAGGTCCGCAGGGTCCTGGAGTCCCGGCACGCGGCCCTGTGCTGGGCCGACGTCCTGGCGCGCCCCGCGACGCCGCTGTGGCGCACCACCGACTGGGGCTACGTCCGCTTCCACCAGGGCCGCGCCCGGCCCTGGCCCCACTACGGCCGCCGCTCCCTCGCCACCTGGCTCGACCGCATCGCCACGACCTGGTCCGGTGGCGAGGACGTCTACGCGTACTTCAACAACGACCCGGGCGGTGCGGCGGTGGAGGACGCGATGACGTTCGCACGGCTGGGACGATCGGCGGGCGTGGAGATCACCCGGACACCTGGGCGTCTGGCGCAGGCCGGCTGGGCAACGCCCTACTCCCCGTAA
- a CDS encoding DUF5925 domain-containing protein, giving the protein MSGNPHEALPIRLTVDDSDSPSDVVDALFLGRFATGEQPYSHAVNIDRVRSGATLMPSGARVLRVARDDDRSATLAEGDGWTLLISRWNRGADVTVTATSAELAKKVLDQATDGAADEPEPQPENVTMGFWYVSPRRGPHRTTRQIAAGTWDEVRPNYTAPVADAMDRLMKTTPEDISGRLLLLHGPPGTGKTSALRTLARSWRDWCQVDCVLDPERLFSDVGYLMDIAIGEEDAAGKGRWRLLLLEDCDELIRGEAKHTAGQALSRLLNLTDGLLGQGRNVLVGVTTNEDLERLHPAVVRPGRCLARIEVGPLTRAEAVSWLGREDGVGREGATLAELYALRRGTSPTALPEPRGDADAGLYL; this is encoded by the coding sequence ATGTCTGGAAACCCGCACGAGGCGCTGCCGATCCGGCTCACCGTCGACGACTCCGACTCCCCGTCCGATGTCGTCGACGCGCTGTTCCTCGGCCGCTTCGCGACGGGCGAGCAGCCGTACTCCCACGCGGTGAACATCGACCGCGTACGGTCCGGGGCGACGCTGATGCCGTCCGGTGCCCGCGTGCTGCGCGTCGCCCGGGACGACGACCGCAGCGCGACGCTCGCCGAGGGCGACGGCTGGACGCTGCTGATCTCCCGCTGGAACCGGGGCGCCGACGTCACGGTGACGGCGACCAGCGCCGAGCTGGCCAAGAAGGTCCTCGACCAGGCCACGGACGGCGCGGCGGACGAGCCCGAACCGCAGCCGGAGAACGTCACCATGGGCTTCTGGTACGTCTCCCCGCGCCGCGGCCCGCACCGCACCACGCGCCAGATCGCGGCGGGCACCTGGGACGAGGTCCGGCCCAACTACACGGCGCCGGTGGCGGACGCCATGGACCGCCTGATGAAGACGACCCCCGAGGACATCTCGGGCCGGCTTCTCCTCCTGCACGGCCCGCCGGGCACCGGCAAGACGTCGGCGCTGCGCACCCTCGCCCGTTCCTGGCGGGACTGGTGCCAGGTGGACTGCGTCCTGGACCCCGAGCGGCTGTTCAGTGACGTCGGCTATCTGATGGACATCGCGATCGGCGAGGAGGACGCGGCGGGCAAGGGCCGCTGGCGGCTGCTGCTCCTGGAGGACTGCGACGAGCTGATCCGCGGCGAGGCCAAGCACACGGCGGGCCAGGCGCTGTCGCGGCTGCTGAACCTGACGGACGGGCTGCTCGGCCAGGGCCGCAACGTCCTGGTGGGGGTCACGACCAACGAGGACCTGGAGCGCCTGCACCCCGCCGTCGTCCGGCCCGGCCGCTGCCTCGCCCGGATCGAGGTGGGTCCGCTGACCCGCGCGGAGGCCGTGAGCTGGCTGGGCCGCGAGGACGGCGTCGGCCGCGAGGGCGCGACGCTGGCCGAGCTGTACGCGCTGCGCCGGGGCACGTCCCCGACGGCCCTGCCGGAGCCGCGCGGGGACGCCGACGCGGGGCTGTATCTGTAG
- a CDS encoding polysaccharide deacetylase family protein, whose protein sequence is MSDVRVPILMYHAVATDPNDATRALSVTPEAFAEQMAVLAERGLRPVTTAELAARWRSGRALPERPVLITFDDGYEGVHRHALPVLAKHGFPASLFVSTGWIRGPYDTGGGLDTMLDWDQVRELAAAGVEIGGHSHSHPQLDQVSDATLRFELIHCKEIVADQLGTVPASFAYPYGYSSRRVRQAVRETGYAQAVAVGNGLARRAQGPYALRRVTVRRSTGTDEFERLVEGRAIARTFARDRALTKGYAVVRRARQARRLLSRSGG, encoded by the coding sequence GTGAGTGACGTCCGCGTACCGATCCTCATGTACCACGCGGTCGCGACCGATCCGAACGACGCGACCCGCGCCCTGTCCGTGACCCCCGAGGCGTTCGCCGAGCAGATGGCGGTGCTCGCCGAGCGGGGTCTCCGACCCGTCACCACCGCCGAGCTGGCGGCGCGCTGGCGCTCCGGCCGCGCGCTGCCCGAGCGGCCGGTCCTCATCACGTTCGACGACGGCTACGAGGGGGTGCACCGGCACGCCCTGCCGGTGCTCGCCAAGCACGGCTTCCCGGCCAGCCTGTTCGTCTCGACCGGGTGGATCCGGGGGCCGTACGACACCGGCGGCGGCCTGGACACCATGCTGGACTGGGACCAGGTCCGCGAGCTCGCGGCGGCGGGCGTCGAGATCGGCGGGCACAGCCACAGCCACCCGCAGCTCGACCAGGTCTCCGACGCCACGCTGCGGTTCGAGCTGATCCACTGCAAGGAGATCGTCGCGGACCAACTGGGCACCGTTCCGGCCTCGTTCGCCTATCCCTACGGCTATTCCAGCCGCCGGGTCCGGCAGGCGGTGCGCGAGACGGGCTACGCGCAGGCCGTCGCCGTCGGCAACGGCCTCGCGCGCCGCGCGCAGGGTCCGTACGCCCTGCGGCGCGTGACGGTGCGCCGCAGCACGGGCACCGACGAGTTCGAGCGGCTGGTCGAAGGCCGGGCGATCGCCCGCACCTTCGCCCGGGACCGCGCCCTGACCAAGGGGTACGCCGTGGTCCGCAGGGCCCGTCAGGCACGCCGGCTGCTGTCCCGCTCCGGGGGCTGA
- a CDS encoding glycosyltransferase family 2 protein codes for MSGPGISVVICAYTEDRWEDILAAVSSVRAQSRPALETLLVVDHNEPLRERLAKEYKEPDGGAVVRVLANAGPRGLSAGRNTGIAAARGEVVAFLDDDAVAERDWLLHFAEAYADPRVMAVGGRTEPVWASGRRPAWFPEEFDWVVGCTYRGLPRGRVRVRNVLGGNASFRRSAFDAAGGFATGIGRDGDKRPLGCEETELCIRLSRARPDAVLLIDDRAVIHHRVPEAREHFRYFRTRTYAEGLSKALVARSVGADKGLESERRYATRVLPAGVARGLRDALLARPGGAGRAGAIVAGVLTAAGGYLVGGVRARRGGTTFSVPEVEVAARE; via the coding sequence TTGAGCGGTCCCGGCATCTCGGTCGTGATCTGCGCGTACACGGAGGACCGCTGGGAGGACATCCTCGCGGCGGTCTCGTCCGTGCGGGCGCAGTCACGGCCCGCCCTGGAGACACTGCTGGTCGTCGACCACAACGAGCCGCTCCGGGAGCGGCTGGCCAAGGAGTACAAGGAGCCCGACGGCGGCGCGGTGGTGCGGGTGCTCGCCAACGCCGGTCCCCGCGGCCTGTCCGCCGGCCGCAACACCGGGATCGCCGCCGCGCGCGGAGAGGTCGTCGCCTTCCTCGACGACGACGCCGTGGCCGAGCGCGACTGGCTCCTGCACTTCGCCGAGGCGTACGCCGACCCGCGCGTGATGGCGGTCGGGGGGCGTACGGAGCCGGTCTGGGCGTCGGGACGCCGGCCGGCCTGGTTCCCCGAGGAGTTCGACTGGGTGGTGGGCTGCACCTACCGGGGCCTGCCGCGCGGCCGGGTCCGGGTGCGCAACGTGCTCGGCGGCAACGCCTCGTTCCGCCGCAGCGCCTTCGACGCGGCGGGCGGCTTCGCCACCGGCATCGGCCGGGACGGCGACAAGCGCCCGCTGGGCTGCGAGGAGACGGAACTGTGCATCCGTCTCAGCCGGGCCCGGCCCGACGCGGTGCTGCTGATCGACGACCGGGCCGTGATCCACCACCGGGTGCCCGAGGCCCGTGAGCACTTCCGCTACTTCCGTACGCGCACGTACGCCGAGGGCCTGTCCAAGGCCCTGGTGGCCCGCAGCGTGGGCGCCGACAAGGGACTGGAGTCCGAACGCCGGTACGCCACCCGGGTCCTGCCCGCGGGGGTGGCCCGAGGGCTGCGGGACGCCCTGCTGGCCCGGCCGGGCGGTGCCGGGCGGGCGGGGGCGATCGTCGCCGGGGTGCTGACGGCGGCGGGCGGCTACCTGGTGGGCGGCGTGCGGGCCCGCCGGGGCGGAACCACGTTCTCGGTGCCCGAGGTGGAGGTGGCGGCCCGTGAGTGA
- a CDS encoding glycosyltransferase family 2 protein, with translation MSSVLQPAATDPHPPTAGKYRPVSSHLAIAPPVSVVIPAMNEAENLPYVFKTLPDWIHEVVLVDGNSTDDTVQVARGLWPDVKVVEQRGKGKGDALITGFQACTGDIIVMVDADGSADGGEILSYVSALVSGADFAKGSRFANGGGTDDMTFIRKLGNWALCTVVNRKFGARYTDLCYGYNAFWRHCLDKIDLDCTGFEVETLMNIRVVKAGLKVQEIPSYEYLRIHGTSNLRAVRDGLRVLRVILQERSNRRALRRRSPQSPMLDSVRGEVS, from the coding sequence ATGAGCTCAGTTCTGCAGCCGGCCGCGACGGACCCGCATCCGCCGACCGCCGGGAAGTACCGGCCCGTCTCCTCGCACCTGGCCATAGCGCCGCCGGTGAGCGTGGTCATCCCGGCCATGAACGAGGCGGAGAACCTTCCGTACGTCTTCAAGACCCTGCCCGACTGGATCCACGAAGTGGTCCTGGTCGACGGCAACTCCACCGACGACACCGTCCAGGTGGCCCGCGGGCTGTGGCCCGACGTCAAGGTCGTCGAGCAGCGCGGCAAGGGCAAGGGCGACGCCCTGATCACCGGGTTCCAGGCGTGCACCGGCGACATCATCGTGATGGTCGACGCGGACGGCTCGGCGGACGGCGGGGAGATCCTCTCCTACGTCTCCGCGCTGGTCTCCGGCGCGGACTTCGCCAAGGGCTCCCGCTTCGCCAACGGCGGTGGCACCGACGACATGACCTTCATCCGCAAGCTCGGCAACTGGGCGCTGTGCACGGTCGTCAACCGCAAGTTCGGCGCCCGCTACACCGACCTGTGCTACGGCTACAACGCGTTCTGGCGGCACTGCCTCGACAAGATCGACCTCGACTGCACCGGCTTCGAGGTCGAGACCCTGATGAACATCCGGGTCGTCAAGGCCGGCCTCAAGGTGCAGGAGATCCCGAGCTACGAGTACCTGCGCATCCACGGCACCAGCAACCTGCGGGCCGTGCGCGACGGGCTGCGCGTGCTCAGGGTCATCCTCCAGGAGCGCTCCAACCGCCGGGCGCTGCGCCGCCGTTCGCCCCAGTCGCCGATGCTCGACTCGGTCCGGGGAGAGGTGTCTTGA
- a CDS encoding S8 family peptidase — protein MAQLRSKRLGLAAITLSATAALVGGLTALPAQAAGPAEGRVLAADSPAAIKDSYIVTLKKSAGLKASSAAGKELVEEYGGSVRKTFGKALNGYSATLSATEARRLAADPAVASVEQDQRVGLSATQTSAPWGLDRIDQTSLPLSGTYTYPDTAGSGVTVYVIDTGVRITHQQISGRAAHGYDAVDGDNNASDGNGHGTHVATTIAGSTYGVAKKAKIVGVRVLNNSGSGTTAGVIAGIDWVTQNHSGPSVANMSLGGGASTALDTAVRNSIASGVTYAVAAGNSSTTASSSSPARVAEAITVGATTSTDAKASYSNYGSALDIFAPGSSITAGWHTSDTATNTISGTSMATPHVAGAAAVYLAGHTSSTPAQVASALVGGATTGKVTSAGSGSPNRLLKLVP, from the coding sequence ATGGCACAACTGCGCAGCAAGAGACTCGGACTCGCCGCGATCACCTTGTCGGCGACCGCCGCCCTCGTGGGCGGGCTCACCGCCCTCCCCGCCCAGGCCGCCGGACCCGCCGAGGGCCGGGTGCTCGCCGCGGACTCCCCGGCCGCGATCAAGGACAGCTACATCGTCACGCTCAAGAAGAGCGCGGGCCTGAAGGCGTCATCGGCCGCGGGCAAGGAACTCGTCGAGGAGTACGGCGGCTCCGTGCGCAAGACGTTCGGCAAGGCGCTGAACGGCTACTCCGCCACCCTGTCCGCCACCGAGGCCAGGCGCCTCGCCGCCGACCCGGCGGTGGCCTCGGTCGAGCAGGACCAGCGCGTCGGGCTCTCCGCCACCCAGACCAGCGCCCCCTGGGGTCTGGACCGCATCGACCAGACCTCGCTCCCGCTCTCCGGCACCTACACCTACCCGGACACCGCGGGCAGCGGCGTGACGGTCTACGTGATCGACACCGGTGTGCGCATCACCCACCAGCAGATCAGCGGCCGTGCCGCGCACGGTTACGACGCCGTCGACGGCGACAACAACGCCTCCGACGGCAACGGCCACGGCACCCATGTGGCCACCACGATCGCGGGCTCGACCTACGGCGTCGCCAAGAAGGCGAAGATCGTGGGTGTGCGGGTGCTGAACAACAGCGGCTCCGGCACCACCGCGGGCGTGATCGCGGGCATCGACTGGGTGACGCAGAACCACTCCGGCCCCTCGGTCGCCAACATGTCGCTCGGCGGCGGTGCCTCCACCGCGCTGGACACGGCGGTCCGCAACTCCATAGCCAGCGGCGTCACGTACGCCGTCGCCGCGGGCAACAGCAGCACCACCGCCTCCTCGTCCTCCCCGGCCCGGGTCGCCGAGGCGATCACCGTCGGCGCCACCACCAGCACCGACGCCAAGGCGAGCTACTCCAACTACGGCTCCGCCCTGGACATCTTCGCGCCCGGCTCCTCCATCACGGCCGGCTGGCACACCAGCGACACCGCGACCAACACCATCTCCGGCACCTCGATGGCGACCCCGCACGTCGCGGGCGCGGCGGCGGTCTACCTGGCGGGCCACACCTCCTCCACCCCGGCCCAGGTCGCCTCGGCCCTGGTCGGCGGCGCCACCACCGGCAAGGTGACCAGCGCGGGTTCGGGCTCGCCGAACCGGCTGCTGAAGCTCGTGCCGTAA
- a CDS encoding SGNH/GDSL hydrolase family protein — MRRSRLVVFVSSLLLAVGTALTGAATAQASSVATTGGYAALGDSYSSGVGAGSYISSSGDCKRSTKAYPYLWATAHSPSTFDFTACSGARTGDVLSGQLGPLSSSTALVSLSVGGNDAGFADVMTTCVTQSDSACVSRINTARAYVDSTLPGKLDSVYSAIRSKAPNAHVVVLGYPRFYQLGTTCLGLSETKRKAINDASDHLNTAIAKRAANHGFSFGDVRGTFTGHEICSGDSWLHSVNWLNIGESYHPKAPGQSGGYLPVLNAND, encoded by the coding sequence ATGAGACGTTCCCGACTTGTCGTCTTCGTGAGCTCGCTCCTCCTCGCCGTCGGCACCGCCCTCACCGGGGCCGCCACGGCGCAGGCGTCCTCAGTCGCCACAACTGGCGGCTACGCAGCGCTCGGTGACTCCTACTCCTCCGGAGTGGGCGCCGGCAGCTACATCAGCTCCAGCGGCGACTGCAAGCGCAGCACGAAGGCCTACCCCTACCTCTGGGCCACCGCCCATTCACCCTCGACGTTCGACTTCACGGCCTGCTCCGGCGCCCGAACGGGTGATGTTCTGTCCGGACAGCTCGGCCCGCTCAGCAGCTCCACCGCCCTCGTCTCCCTCAGTGTGGGCGGCAACGACGCCGGATTCGCCGACGTCATGACGACCTGTGTGACCCAGTCCGACAGCGCCTGCGTCTCCCGCATCAACACCGCACGCGCGTACGTCGACTCCACGCTCCCCGGCAAGCTCGACAGCGTGTACTCGGCGATCCGCTCCAAGGCCCCCAACGCCCACGTCGTCGTCCTCGGCTACCCCCGCTTCTACCAGCTCGGCACCACCTGCCTCGGCCTCTCCGAGACCAAGCGCAAGGCCATCAACGACGCCTCCGACCACCTCAACACCGCCATCGCCAAGCGCGCCGCGAACCACGGCTTCAGCTTCGGCGACGTCCGCGGCACCTTCACCGGCCACGAGATCTGCTCCGGCGACTCCTGGCTGCACAGCGTCAACTGGCTGAACATCGGCGAGTCGTACCACCCGAAGGCACCCGGCCAGTCGGGCGGCTACCTGCCCGTGCTCAACGCCAACGACTGA